The following are encoded together in the Halopiger aswanensis genome:
- a CDS encoding thioredoxin family protein, with translation MRRAWQLALNRMTVTLKDFYADWCGPCKTQDPILEELEEDWEGRFEVEKVNVDEQQDLANEYQVRSLPTLIIENDDGIVERFVGVTQREDLEDALESAGA, from the coding sequence ATGCGCCGCGCGTGGCAACTAGCGCTGAACCGCATGACTGTCACGCTCAAGGACTTCTACGCGGACTGGTGTGGCCCCTGCAAGACCCAGGATCCGATCCTCGAGGAACTCGAGGAGGACTGGGAGGGCCGCTTCGAAGTCGAGAAGGTAAACGTCGACGAACAACAGGATCTGGCCAACGAGTATCAGGTCCGCTCGCTGCCGACGCTGATCATCGAAAACGACGACGGCATCGTCGAGCGCTTCGTCGGCGTCACCCAGCGCGAAGACCTCGAGGACGCCCTCGAGTCCGCCGGCGCGTAG
- a CDS encoding preprotein translocase subunit Sec61beta, producing the protein MDKGQNSGGLMSSAGLVRYFDSEDSNAIKINPKTVIATGVLLGVLVQLLTFVA; encoded by the coding sequence ATGGATAAGGGACAGAACTCCGGCGGCTTGATGTCCAGTGCGGGACTCGTCCGGTACTTCGACTCGGAGGACTCGAACGCGATCAAAATCAACCCCAAGACGGTCATCGCGACCGGCGTACTGCTCGGCGTTCTCGTACAGCTGCTGACCTTCGTCGCGTAA
- the pdxT gene encoding pyridoxal 5'-phosphate synthase glutaminase subunit PdxT, with protein sequence MSLTAGVVAVQGDVEEHADAIERAARARGHEVTVHEIRESGIVPDCDLLAMPGGESTTISRLVHSEGIAAEIRDHVAAGKPLLATCAGLIVASSDPNDDRVDELGLLDVAVERNAFGRQKDSFEAPLEVDGLADDEPYPAVFIRAPAIADIESGDAEVLATWDGRPVAVRQGSVVGTAFHPELTPDSRLHGLAFFKNEAASVPSLEAEEPATDPA encoded by the coding sequence ATGTCACTGACCGCCGGCGTCGTCGCCGTCCAGGGCGACGTCGAAGAACACGCGGACGCCATCGAACGGGCAGCGCGAGCCCGCGGGCACGAGGTCACCGTCCACGAAATTCGGGAATCGGGAATCGTCCCCGACTGCGACCTGCTCGCGATGCCCGGCGGCGAGTCCACGACCATCTCGCGGCTCGTCCACAGCGAGGGGATCGCCGCCGAGATTCGGGACCACGTCGCCGCGGGCAAACCCTTGCTCGCCACCTGTGCCGGGCTGATCGTCGCCTCGAGCGATCCGAACGACGACCGGGTCGACGAACTGGGTTTGCTCGACGTGGCGGTCGAGCGCAACGCCTTCGGTCGGCAGAAAGACAGCTTCGAGGCGCCCCTCGAGGTCGACGGCCTCGCGGACGACGAGCCGTATCCGGCGGTGTTCATTCGCGCGCCGGCGATCGCCGACATCGAAAGCGGGGACGCCGAAGTGCTCGCAACGTGGGACGGCCGCCCGGTTGCGGTCCGACAGGGCTCCGTCGTCGGCACCGCCTTCCACCCCGAACTGACCCCCGACAGCCGGCTTCACGGGCTGGCCTTCTTCAAGAACGAAGCGGCGTCAGTACCGAGCCTCGAGGCCGAAGAGCCGGCGACGGACCCCGCGTAA
- a CDS encoding bifunctional nuclease family protein, with protein sequence MHASIDAVRVAGTQQGPVPVVVLSVDDEDDVVPIFIGFNEATSIARGLEAEDIGRPLTHDLLLDVMEELGSRIDRVVVSEIEERDGGQGGTYIADLHLETPRGETVVDARPSDSLALAARTNAEIEVTEEVFENGRDDSDKFEQLEDIRNVAGEM encoded by the coding sequence ATGCACGCATCAATCGACGCGGTCCGCGTCGCAGGGACCCAACAGGGGCCGGTCCCGGTCGTCGTCCTGAGCGTCGACGACGAGGACGACGTCGTCCCTATCTTCATCGGGTTCAACGAGGCGACCAGCATCGCTCGGGGCCTCGAGGCCGAGGACATCGGGCGGCCGCTGACTCACGACCTCCTGCTGGACGTGATGGAGGAGTTAGGCAGTCGGATCGACCGCGTCGTCGTCAGCGAGATCGAGGAGCGCGACGGCGGGCAGGGTGGCACCTACATCGCGGATCTGCACCTCGAGACGCCCCGCGGAGAGACGGTCGTCGACGCCCGGCCGAGCGATTCGCTGGCCCTCGCGGCGCGGACGAACGCCGAAATCGAGGTCACCGAGGAAGTCTTCGAGAACGGCCGAGACGACAGCGACAAGTTCGAGCAATTAGAAGACATCCGCAACGTCGCCGGTGAGATGTAG
- the hisE gene encoding phosphoribosyl-ATP diphosphatase codes for MDDTLEDLFAVIEDRKETLPEDSYTASLFTHEKGENAVLEKLGEETTELVLAAKDDDREEIAYEAADIVYHLLVLLSMKEMDLADLEAELESRR; via the coding sequence ATGGACGACACACTCGAGGACCTGTTCGCCGTGATCGAGGATCGCAAGGAAACGCTGCCCGAAGACTCCTACACCGCGTCGCTCTTTACCCACGAGAAGGGCGAAAACGCCGTGCTGGAGAAACTCGGCGAGGAGACGACGGAACTCGTGCTGGCCGCGAAGGACGACGACCGCGAGGAAATCGCCTACGAAGCCGCCGACATCGTCTATCACCTGCTCGTTTTGCTCTCGATGAAGGAGATGGACCTCGCGGACCTCGAGGCCGAACTGGAGTCGCGACGGTAG
- a CDS encoding four-helix bundle copper-binding protein → MALQQLEHADDHMQECIDNCLEAAQVCEWCADACAGEGEDMARCIRLCRDVADIASLHARFMARNSGYHQELGELCADLCEECAEECEQHDHDHCQACAEILPKCAESCREMASA, encoded by the coding sequence ATGGCACTGCAACAACTCGAGCACGCGGACGATCACATGCAAGAGTGTATCGACAACTGCCTCGAAGCGGCCCAGGTCTGTGAGTGGTGTGCGGACGCCTGCGCCGGCGAGGGCGAAGACATGGCTCGCTGTATCCGGCTCTGCCGGGACGTGGCCGATATCGCGTCGCTGCACGCGCGGTTCATGGCCCGCAACTCGGGCTACCATCAAGAGCTGGGCGAACTCTGTGCGGACCTCTGCGAGGAGTGCGCCGAGGAGTGCGAACAGCACGACCACGACCACTGTCAGGCCTGCGCCGAGATCCTCCCGAAGTGCGCCGAAAGCTGTCGGGAGATGGCGTCGGCCTGA
- a CDS encoding MEDS domain-containing protein yields MSETSRNPDGEEPSVLENEFEPPSDRTEFPDFRGPVAPLEGHETVDHFGLIYETQAERLAAVVPYIAQGLERGERCMYIRADSSREAVLEALRNDGIDVDAALESGQLSVHPAAETYLDGGAFDVDEGYDRLERAKEAAHAEYEGFRVTAEETWLVDDEHAQEAFMSCEAHVNDLVDGEESMALCQYDRTELPPDVIEDVIRTHPYLIYDGTVCQNVFYTPPEEYFGPDRPARENERKLRTLVDRTDAEAALETEEWAQRQLYAIAADPHRSFEEKIDDLLAFGREVFDLEIGGMARVDPAADYYRIEAISGSPDGLEAGTEIPLSDTYCREVVQNGPTDTVPMPTELSTVTGELPESKVRRSDDVQAYLGTCVPIEGDLDRTFFFTSSDPSDGAFSDRERTFLRLMGQWVKYEFEQRRHERLLRDLYETIADPQASFGEKVEGLLELGSERFGLDIGYFTQTDDDETFEIIAAVGDHDEIRAGVRDTLRDTYCEKLLASPGPISVTDAAEVGWTDDRAYERFGLDAYFATTVHAGGEEYGTLCFASESPRDRTYSDSERTFLDLMGQWLGYELEQRRRVRYLQESYEITSDPALSFDEKLERLLELGRERFGLEMGGLNHLPSWDGAFRLEKGVGLDVASDEELGTDPGAGCFCRRTIASDEPVDTTDARESGWTRDEIYREFGLTSYLGTKVSTGSSPYGTLWFGSTDPRDRPFTDDERTFVELIGQWIGYEIERRKHRRSQEKLYEITADSDLSFDEKAERLLDLGREQFDLDMGFLLEKEGDAFRVVKTEGTDLEEGSARLSANPGNYCKQTITVETPVGVEDVEAVGWDDDPLHREYGLGCYLGTRVTDGDGVYGSVCFSDSSAQDRDFTDADYAFLDLIGQWLSYELERDERERRLERSNDRLEESNKRLEQFAYAASHDLQEPLRMVSSYLQLLESRYEDALDEEGTEFLGFAVDGADRMREMIGALLQYSRVETQGDPLEPVDLEDVFEGVREDLRVQIEEADAEITVGSLPRVRGDASQLRQVFQNLLSNAITYSGDEPPRIRVRAEKRGRKRAIAVEDDGIGIPPDEQDRIFDIFDRLHSREEYDGTGIGLALCERIVERHGGEIWVDSEPGEGATFSFTLRQPRSSESGESSA; encoded by the coding sequence ATGAGTGAAACCAGCCGGAACCCCGACGGCGAAGAGCCCTCAGTGCTCGAAAACGAGTTCGAACCGCCGAGCGACCGAACTGAGTTCCCCGACTTCCGCGGTCCTGTCGCGCCGCTCGAGGGCCACGAGACGGTCGACCACTTCGGACTGATCTACGAGACCCAAGCCGAACGGCTCGCGGCGGTCGTCCCCTACATCGCACAGGGCCTCGAGCGCGGCGAGCGGTGCATGTACATCCGCGCGGACAGTTCGCGCGAAGCGGTGCTCGAGGCGCTGCGAAACGACGGGATCGACGTCGACGCCGCACTCGAGTCGGGACAACTCTCCGTCCACCCCGCCGCGGAGACGTATCTCGACGGCGGCGCGTTCGATGTCGACGAGGGGTACGACCGCCTCGAGCGCGCCAAGGAAGCGGCGCACGCGGAGTACGAGGGATTCCGCGTGACCGCCGAGGAGACGTGGCTCGTCGACGACGAGCACGCTCAGGAGGCGTTCATGAGCTGCGAGGCCCACGTGAACGACCTCGTCGACGGCGAGGAGAGCATGGCCCTGTGTCAGTACGACCGCACCGAGCTGCCCCCGGACGTCATCGAGGACGTCATCCGGACCCACCCCTATCTCATCTACGACGGAACGGTCTGCCAGAACGTCTTCTACACGCCGCCCGAGGAGTACTTCGGTCCCGACCGCCCCGCGAGGGAGAACGAACGCAAACTGCGGACGCTCGTCGATCGCACCGACGCGGAGGCGGCCCTCGAAACCGAGGAGTGGGCCCAGCGGCAGTTGTACGCGATCGCCGCGGATCCACACCGGTCGTTCGAGGAGAAGATCGACGACCTCCTCGCGTTCGGGCGCGAGGTGTTCGACCTCGAGATCGGCGGCATGGCCCGCGTCGATCCGGCGGCCGATTACTACCGGATCGAAGCGATCAGCGGCAGCCCCGACGGGCTGGAGGCAGGCACGGAGATTCCGCTATCGGACACCTACTGTCGCGAAGTCGTCCAGAACGGCCCGACCGACACCGTTCCGATGCCGACCGAACTGTCGACGGTCACCGGCGAACTTCCGGAGTCGAAGGTCCGTCGGTCAGACGACGTCCAGGCGTATCTCGGCACCTGCGTCCCGATCGAGGGCGATCTCGACCGGACGTTCTTCTTCACCTCCTCGGATCCGTCGGACGGGGCGTTCTCCGATCGAGAGCGGACCTTCCTGCGGTTGATGGGCCAGTGGGTCAAGTACGAATTCGAGCAACGCCGCCACGAGCGGCTCCTGCGGGACCTCTACGAAACGATCGCCGATCCGCAGGCGTCGTTCGGCGAGAAGGTCGAGGGGCTGCTCGAACTCGGGAGCGAGCGGTTCGGGCTCGATATCGGCTACTTCACACAGACCGACGACGACGAGACGTTCGAGATCATTGCCGCGGTCGGCGATCACGACGAGATCCGGGCGGGCGTCAGGGACACGCTGCGTGACACGTACTGCGAGAAGCTCCTCGCGTCGCCGGGACCGATCTCCGTGACCGACGCGGCCGAGGTCGGCTGGACCGACGACCGCGCCTACGAGCGGTTCGGCCTCGACGCCTACTTCGCGACGACCGTTCACGCCGGCGGCGAGGAGTACGGGACGCTGTGTTTCGCTTCCGAATCGCCGCGCGACCGGACCTACAGCGACAGCGAGCGCACGTTCCTCGACCTGATGGGACAGTGGCTGGGCTACGAACTCGAGCAGCGCCGGCGCGTCCGCTACCTGCAGGAGAGCTACGAGATTACGTCCGATCCCGCGCTCTCGTTCGACGAGAAGCTCGAGCGGTTGCTCGAACTGGGCCGCGAACGGTTCGGCCTCGAGATGGGCGGGCTCAACCACCTGCCCTCGTGGGACGGTGCGTTCCGGCTCGAGAAGGGCGTCGGCCTCGACGTCGCGTCCGACGAGGAGCTGGGGACCGATCCGGGAGCGGGCTGCTTCTGTCGTCGAACCATCGCGTCCGACGAGCCGGTCGATACGACCGACGCGCGCGAAAGCGGCTGGACGCGCGACGAGATCTATCGGGAGTTCGGGCTGACGAGCTACCTGGGAACGAAGGTATCGACCGGCTCGTCGCCGTACGGGACGCTCTGGTTCGGGAGCACGGATCCCCGCGACCGCCCCTTCACGGACGACGAACGGACGTTCGTCGAGCTGATCGGCCAGTGGATCGGCTACGAGATCGAACGGCGGAAACACAGACGATCGCAGGAGAAGCTGTACGAGATCACCGCCGACAGCGATCTCTCGTTCGACGAGAAGGCCGAGCGCCTGCTCGATCTAGGTCGCGAGCAGTTCGACCTCGATATGGGATTCCTCCTCGAGAAGGAAGGCGACGCGTTCCGCGTCGTGAAGACCGAAGGGACGGACCTCGAAGAGGGGTCCGCGCGACTCTCGGCGAACCCCGGCAACTACTGCAAGCAGACGATCACGGTCGAGACGCCCGTCGGCGTCGAGGACGTCGAAGCGGTCGGCTGGGACGACGACCCGCTTCACCGAGAGTACGGGCTGGGCTGTTACCTCGGGACGAGGGTGACCGACGGCGACGGCGTCTACGGATCGGTGTGTTTCTCCGATAGCAGCGCCCAGGACCGAGATTTCACCGACGCCGACTACGCCTTTCTCGACCTGATCGGCCAGTGGCTCAGCTACGAACTCGAGCGCGACGAGCGCGAGCGGCGACTCGAGCGGTCCAACGACCGCCTCGAGGAGTCGAACAAGCGCTTAGAGCAGTTCGCCTACGCGGCTTCCCACGACCTCCAGGAACCCCTACGGATGGTTTCGAGCTACCTGCAACTGCTCGAGTCGCGGTACGAGGACGCGCTCGACGAGGAGGGAACGGAGTTCCTCGGGTTCGCCGTCGACGGCGCCGACCGCATGCGTGAGATGATCGGGGCCCTACTCCAGTACTCCCGCGTGGAAACGCAGGGCGACCCGCTCGAGCCGGTCGATCTCGAGGACGTCTTCGAGGGCGTCCGGGAGGATCTCCGCGTGCAGATCGAGGAAGCCGACGCGGAGATCACAGTCGGTTCGCTCCCGCGGGTACGGGGCGACGCCAGCCAGTTGCGCCAGGTGTTCCAGAACTTGCTGTCGAACGCGATCACCTACAGCGGGGACGAGCCGCCCCGGATCCGCGTTCGCGCCGAGAAGCGGGGACGGAAGCGCGCGATCGCGGTCGAAGACGACGGGATCGGTATTCCGCCCGACGAACAGGACCGCATCTTCGATATCTTCGATCGGCTCCACAGCCGCGAGGAGTACGACGGGACCGGCATCGGGCTGGCGCTCTGTGAACGGATCGTCGAGCGCCACGGCGGCGAGATCTGGGTCGACTCGGAACCCGGCGAGGGCGCGACGTTCTCGTTTACGCTCCGGCAGCCTCGGAGTTCCGAGAGCGGCGAAAGCAGCGCATGA
- a CDS encoding DUF7130 family rubredoxin-like protein produces MRSATGYTSTDGELRSKAETELPIGTPRDPSTQVHLTWRCGACGETGRMRDRLPTECPGCADSSAEVYYWDED; encoded by the coding sequence ATGCGATCCGCAACCGGCTACACGTCCACCGACGGCGAACTCCGGAGCAAAGCGGAGACCGAACTGCCGATCGGCACGCCGCGGGATCCCTCGACTCAGGTCCACCTGACGTGGCGGTGCGGCGCGTGCGGGGAGACGGGCCGCATGCGAGACCGCCTCCCGACGGAGTGTCCGGGGTGTGCGGACTCGAGTGCGGAGGTGTACTACTGGGACGAAGACTGA
- a CDS encoding DUF5518 domain-containing protein: MTNWRAVFVGFVVATVLGILGLALPGVGQLAAGLIGGLVAGYMAGGGIGSGFWHGLLAGALGGIIGGLLIGVAVGIAGLALGPVGGAVSGTVGLGIFAFAVAVSLVMALESAVAGAVGGALNSGAESGRTTGGQRY, from the coding sequence ATGACAAACTGGCGCGCGGTCTTCGTCGGATTCGTCGTCGCGACCGTCCTCGGAATCCTCGGGTTGGCCCTGCCGGGCGTCGGCCAGCTCGCGGCGGGGTTGATCGGCGGCCTCGTCGCCGGCTACATGGCCGGCGGGGGGATCGGGAGCGGCTTCTGGCACGGTCTGCTCGCCGGCGCGCTCGGCGGGATCATCGGCGGCCTGCTCATCGGCGTCGCGGTCGGCATCGCCGGCCTCGCGCTCGGCCCCGTCGGGGGCGCGGTTTCCGGCACCGTCGGCCTGGGCATCTTCGCGTTCGCCGTCGCCGTCTCGCTCGTCATGGCCCTCGAGAGCGCGGTCGCCGGGGCCGTCGGCGGCGCGCTCAACTCCGGCGCCGAATCCGGGCGCACGACGGGCGGACAGCGATACTGA
- a CDS encoding NOG1 family protein, producing the protein MIFEDLPTTPTSEELIDKAFSRAARAGKAKGGLEAQQSMLQTAANIISDNLENVVTAWPDFEYEDDVHPFYYELADAIVDVDQLRQSLSEVMWASRKAREIHEEYQPRLRKTDVDTARKHRKQAFARLADIVEQIDDDLLYINKSRNDLRDLPDIDPEEPTIVVAGYPNVGKSSFVNGITSARGETASYPFTTKGIGVGHFERDHIRYQIVDTPGLLDRPPEERNEIESQAVSAIEHLADCMLVMIDPSGECGYPLASQLELRDSIAGQFEEVPVLTVANKADRREVWDDTASDEMDADYTMSVETGENVETVLDAAIEAVDYEPELPFEE; encoded by the coding sequence ATGATTTTCGAAGACCTTCCGACGACGCCCACGTCGGAAGAGTTGATCGACAAAGCGTTTTCGCGGGCAGCGCGGGCCGGCAAGGCCAAAGGCGGCCTCGAGGCCCAGCAGTCGATGCTGCAGACGGCGGCCAACATCATCTCCGACAACCTCGAGAACGTCGTCACGGCCTGGCCGGACTTCGAGTACGAGGACGACGTCCACCCGTTCTACTACGAACTGGCGGACGCGATCGTCGACGTCGACCAGTTGCGACAGAGCCTCTCGGAAGTGATGTGGGCCAGCCGCAAAGCCCGCGAGATTCACGAGGAGTACCAGCCCCGGCTGCGAAAAACGGACGTAGACACCGCGCGCAAGCACCGCAAACAGGCGTTCGCCCGCCTGGCGGACATCGTCGAGCAGATCGACGACGACCTGCTGTATATCAACAAGTCGCGCAACGATCTCCGGGACCTGCCCGATATCGACCCCGAGGAGCCGACGATCGTCGTCGCCGGCTACCCCAACGTCGGCAAGTCGTCGTTCGTCAACGGTATCACGAGCGCCCGCGGCGAGACGGCCTCGTATCCGTTCACGACGAAGGGAATCGGCGTCGGCCACTTCGAGCGCGACCACATCCGCTACCAGATCGTCGACACGCCGGGGCTGCTCGACCGCCCGCCGGAAGAGCGCAACGAGATCGAATCGCAGGCGGTCAGCGCCATCGAGCACCTCGCGGACTGCATGCTCGTCATGATCGACCCCAGCGGCGAATGTGGCTATCCGCTGGCCTCGCAACTCGAGTTGCGCGATTCGATCGCAGGCCAGTTCGAGGAGGTCCCCGTGCTCACCGTCGCGAACAAGGCCGATCGACGAGAGGTCTGGGACGATACCGCGAGCGACGAGATGGACGCCGACTACACCATGAGCGTCGAGACCGGCGAGAACGTCGAGACGGTCCTCGACGCGGCGATCGAGGCGGTCGACTACGAGCCGGAGCTCCCGTTCGAGGAATGA
- a CDS encoding TIGR00341 family protein has translation MRLVQLTVPTGKRETILEALDEREIDYVLTDEDSNRDYTAVVYFPLPDPAVEPVLDELQSVGVDEDAYTVVVDAETVVSRRFEALREEYENGDVESDRISRQELQAEADDLTPTFGVYAIMTVISALVATAGLLLDSPAVVVGSMVIAPLIGPALGASVGTVIDDEELFKESVLYQILGVVLAIAAAAVFAFIVRTANVVPPGLEIDMVSEISERLTPDLLSLVIALGAGVAGIISIATGTSVALVGVMIAAALIPPAAAAGVALAWGQPSAAIGATALVLVNILSVNLAGLVTLWYAGYRPESLFSLGETEQRLRRRIVALGFIVLVFAVFLGAITYASYTTATFEQNANEEVEQVLAAEEFEQYQLLEFEVVMGDDYPFLGPERVIVTIGGPPDATAPELADVLHERINRHTDESVRIEIRYVTIIER, from the coding sequence GTGCGGCTCGTACAGTTGACAGTGCCGACGGGTAAGCGGGAGACGATCCTCGAGGCCCTCGACGAGCGCGAGATCGACTACGTGCTCACTGACGAGGATAGCAATCGAGACTACACCGCAGTCGTCTACTTCCCGCTGCCGGATCCGGCGGTCGAGCCCGTCCTCGACGAACTCCAGAGCGTCGGCGTCGACGAGGACGCCTACACGGTCGTCGTCGACGCGGAGACGGTCGTCTCCCGTCGCTTCGAGGCGCTCCGCGAGGAGTACGAGAACGGCGACGTCGAGTCCGACCGCATCTCTCGACAGGAACTGCAGGCCGAAGCGGACGATCTGACGCCGACGTTCGGCGTTTACGCGATCATGACGGTCATCAGCGCGCTCGTCGCGACCGCGGGCCTCCTGTTGGACTCGCCGGCGGTCGTCGTCGGCTCGATGGTGATCGCGCCGCTGATCGGCCCGGCGCTGGGCGCCAGCGTCGGCACGGTGATCGACGACGAGGAACTGTTCAAAGAGAGCGTGCTCTACCAGATACTCGGCGTCGTGCTCGCGATCGCGGCCGCGGCCGTCTTTGCGTTCATCGTCCGGACGGCGAACGTCGTCCCGCCGGGACTCGAGATCGATATGGTCAGCGAGATCTCCGAGCGGCTCACGCCGGATCTGCTCTCGCTGGTGATCGCGCTCGGCGCCGGCGTCGCGGGGATCATCAGCATCGCGACGGGAACGTCGGTCGCGCTGGTCGGCGTCATGATCGCGGCGGCGTTGATTCCGCCGGCCGCGGCCGCGGGGGTCGCGCTCGCCTGGGGCCAGCCCTCCGCTGCGATCGGTGCGACGGCGCTCGTGCTGGTCAACATTCTCTCGGTTAATCTCGCCGGACTGGTGACCCTCTGGTACGCCGGCTACCGGCCCGAGAGCCTGTTTTCACTCGGCGAGACGGAACAACGCCTTCGGCGCCGGATCGTCGCGCTCGGCTTCATCGTCCTCGTCTTCGCCGTCTTCCTCGGGGCGATCACCTACGCCTCGTATACCACCGCGACCTTCGAACAGAACGCCAACGAGGAAGTCGAACAGGTCCTCGCCGCCGAGGAGTTCGAACAGTACCAGTTGCTCGAGTTCGAGGTCGTGATGGGCGACGATTACCCGTTCCTCGGGCCGGAACGGGTGATCGTAACGATCGGCGGCCCGCCGGACGCGACGGCGCCCGAGTTGGCGGACGTCCTCCACGAGCGAATCAATCGCCACACCGACGAGTCGGTCCGGATCGAGATCAGATACGTGACCATCATCGAGCGATAG
- the engB gene encoding GTP-binding protein EngB: MFDSRPNREAEVALVGRSNVGKSTLMRELTGHTFDTGGKPGVTRQPNHYDWAPEDFVITDLPGFGFMSGVDEDYREEIKTNIVHYLEDYAENILVGILVVDGKSVIDIIDRHSGPDEIPYDVEMFHFLRDLEIPTVVAVNKMDKVDDKDERLNELCDRLGLYPPWKQWQETIAPITAKKGRIEPLNEAVREHLHEQQRDDLFKFF, translated from the coding sequence ATGTTCGACTCTCGTCCCAATCGCGAGGCCGAGGTAGCCCTCGTCGGTCGCTCGAACGTGGGCAAATCCACGCTCATGCGCGAGCTGACCGGCCACACGTTCGACACCGGCGGCAAGCCCGGCGTCACCCGCCAGCCCAACCACTACGACTGGGCCCCCGAGGACTTCGTCATCACCGACCTGCCCGGTTTCGGATTCATGAGCGGCGTCGACGAGGACTACCGCGAGGAGATCAAGACGAACATCGTCCACTATCTGGAGGACTACGCCGAGAACATCCTCGTCGGCATTCTGGTCGTCGACGGCAAGAGCGTCATCGACATCATCGACCGCCACTCCGGACCGGACGAGATTCCCTACGACGTCGAGATGTTTCACTTCCTTCGGGACCTCGAGATTCCGACCGTCGTGGCCGTCAACAAGATGGACAAGGTCGACGACAAAGACGAGCGCCTCAACGAACTCTGCGACCGCCTCGGCCTCTACCCCCCGTGGAAGCAGTGGCAGGAAACCATCGCCCCGATCACCGCCAAAAAGGGCCGGATCGAACCGCTGAACGAGGCCGTCCGCGAGCACCTCCACGAGCAGCAGCGGGACGACCTGTTCAAGTTTTTCTAA
- a CDS encoding putative zinc-binding protein yields the protein MTDEYDDLPLVYSCSGCSSAAQMANDLAVSLDREQIAEMSCIAGVGGDVGPLVETATSGRPVVAIDGCPLECARQCLEQHDVEPDLHYMLAAEGVPKEYHTDYDQEQADELFEELAADIERLEAVEA from the coding sequence ATGACCGACGAATACGACGATCTCCCGCTCGTCTACTCCTGTTCGGGCTGCTCGAGCGCGGCTCAGATGGCGAACGACCTCGCGGTGTCGCTCGACCGCGAGCAGATCGCCGAGATGTCCTGCATCGCCGGCGTCGGCGGCGACGTCGGACCGCTGGTCGAGACCGCGACGTCCGGGCGGCCGGTCGTCGCCATCGACGGCTGCCCGCTCGAGTGCGCTCGGCAGTGTCTCGAGCAACACGACGTCGAGCCCGATCTGCACTACATGCTGGCCGCGGAGGGCGTCCCGAAAGAGTACCACACCGATTACGATCAGGAGCAGGCCGACGAACTGTTCGAGGAACTGGCGGCGGATATCGAGCGGCTCGAAGCGGTCGAAGCGTGA
- a CDS encoding GNAT family N-acetyltransferase — MASTVRVREAADGDATAMADIHAAAIRERGSDTYDDEQLEAWLANVHPERYPIDDGGFCALVAETDWDDLVGFGLLDLEPSAYGSDTGRIKSIYVRPDAARTGVGTALIDRLEAAAREAGLEQLALTASENAIEFYERQGYEGVDTRTLEMEDGVTLPALRMRKRLD; from the coding sequence ATGGCTTCCACTGTCCGCGTTCGCGAGGCAGCCGACGGCGACGCCACTGCCATGGCCGACATCCACGCCGCTGCGATCCGCGAACGCGGCAGCGACACCTACGACGACGAGCAACTCGAGGCCTGGCTCGCGAACGTCCACCCCGAACGGTACCCCATCGACGACGGCGGGTTCTGCGCGCTCGTCGCCGAAACCGACTGGGACGACCTCGTCGGCTTCGGACTGCTCGATCTCGAGCCAAGCGCCTACGGGTCGGACACCGGCCGGATCAAATCCATCTACGTCCGTCCCGACGCTGCTCGGACCGGCGTCGGGACGGCGCTGATCGACCGGCTCGAGGCCGCCGCTCGCGAGGCTGGCCTCGAGCAACTCGCGCTCACGGCGTCGGAAAACGCGATCGAATTCTACGAGCGACAGGGGTACGAAGGCGTCGACACGCGTACTCTCGAGATGGAAGACGGCGTAACGCTGCCGGCGCTGCGGATGCGAAAGCGACTCGACTAG